The following are encoded together in the Mycolicibacterium arabiense genome:
- a CDS encoding 2-C-methyl-D-erythritol 4-phosphate cytidylyltransferase — MPVDAAVQRAALFCAVAGEPALLRVLRTLLGDRRVPARRIVVVAQPELVDDIAAATADAGLAEIAVLPGNATRVQCVRRGLEHLDPGPDVPVLVHDHRCPLASAAVTDRVLEALAAGHDVVAPVLSMTDTVKQVDETGAVVDTIDRQALRTAQHPRGYRAATLGSLLREDDCEFTSALTSGTPIETVTGDGDAITADLPADAALLDAILAARST, encoded by the coding sequence GTGCCCGTGGACGCGGCCGTCCAGCGCGCGGCGCTGTTCTGCGCCGTCGCCGGAGAACCGGCGCTGCTGCGCGTGCTCCGAACCCTGCTCGGCGATCGCCGCGTACCTGCCCGGCGCATCGTCGTCGTGGCCCAGCCGGAACTCGTCGACGACATCGCCGCGGCCACGGCCGACGCCGGCCTGGCCGAGATCGCGGTGCTCCCAGGCAATGCCACGCGCGTGCAGTGCGTGCGACGTGGGCTCGAGCATCTCGACCCGGGTCCGGACGTGCCGGTGCTGGTACACGACCATCGGTGCCCACTCGCGTCCGCGGCGGTGACCGACCGGGTACTCGAGGCGCTCGCCGCGGGCCACGACGTCGTGGCGCCGGTGCTGTCGATGACCGACACCGTGAAGCAGGTCGACGAGACCGGCGCGGTGGTCGACACCATCGACCGCCAGGCGCTGCGCACGGCACAGCATCCCCGCGGTTACCGCGCGGCGACGCTCGGGTCGCTGTTGCGCGAGGACGATTGTGAGTTCACGTCGGCGCTGACGTCGGGTACGCCGATCGAGACCGTGACCGGAGACGGCGACGCCATCACCGCGGACCTGCCGGCCGACGCCGCGCTGCTCGACGCCATCCTGGCCGCTCGTTCGACTTAG